A genome region from Pseudanabaena sp. Chao 1811 includes the following:
- a CDS encoding type II toxin-antitoxin system Phd/YefM family antitoxin codes for MIVETSYAQTTPNLNLLLDRVVNDREIIYIKSQSGENVALIAADELESLLETMHLLRSPKNAERLLNAISRARTNAEISQTPVDLRRELGLVKE; via the coding sequence ATGATTGTTGAAACTAGCTATGCACAGACAACGCCAAACTTAAATCTATTACTCGATCGCGTTGTTAATGATCGCGAGATTATCTACATCAAAAGTCAAAGTGGTGAGAATGTTGCCTTGATTGCTGCTGATGAGTTAGAAAGCTTGTTAGAAACTATGCATCTTTTGCGATCTCCTAAAAATGCGGAACGTTTGTTAAATGCTATTAGTCGCGCTAGAACAAATGCAGAAATTTCTCAAACACCTGTTGATTTACGCAGGGAGTTAGGACTTGTCAAAGAGTAA
- a CDS encoding DUF433 domain-containing protein, giving the protein MLLQRITLDWNICHGKPCIRGLRYPVEMILELLSSGMTTEEILEDYDDLEQDDIFAVLAYATKLSQVKSIHKVLA; this is encoded by the coding sequence ATGCTACTACAACGCATCACCTTAGACTGGAATATCTGTCATGGTAAACCCTGCATCAGAGGTCTGCGCTATCCCGTTGAGATGATCTTAGAACTCCTCAGTTCAGGCATGACCACCGAAGAAATCCTAGAAGACTATGACGATCTAGAGCAAGATGATATTTTTGCAGTCCTCGCCTATGCCACAAAACTTAGCCAAGTAAAGAGCATCCACAAGGTTCTCGCATGA
- a CDS encoding DUF2281 domain-containing protein, producing the protein MQTLTKIEETLIAVIKTLPPEKQQALLEFAEFLQAKTSSKASSKSIKGLWANTDINLTEEELATTRKEMWVDFPKDIAI; encoded by the coding sequence ATGCAAACACTAACTAAAATCGAAGAAACATTAATCGCAGTTATCAAAACTTTACCACCTGAAAAACAGCAAGCACTATTAGAGTTTGCTGAGTTTTTGCAAGCCAAAACATCGTCTAAAGCCTCAAGCAAAAGTATCAAAGGCTTATGGGCAAATACAGATATTAACCTCACCGAAGAAGAACTCGCCACAACCAGAAAAGAAATGTGGGTAGACTTTCCCAAAGATATTGCAATCTAA
- a CDS encoding Txe/YoeB family addiction module toxin gives MSKSNAPLSRESIFDQDFRTDLTHWISVDRKVALRVMDLVDAVMCDPFNGIGKPEPLKYLGSGIWSRRITQEHRLVYLVEQNYIKFLQCRYHY, from the coding sequence TTGTCAAAGAGTAATGCTCCATTAAGTAGAGAATCTATTTTCGATCAAGATTTTCGTACAGATTTAACCCATTGGATTTCTGTTGATCGTAAGGTAGCTTTGCGAGTAATGGATTTAGTTGATGCAGTTATGTGCGATCCTTTTAACGGAATTGGGAAGCCTGAACCCTTGAAATATCTTGGCTCTGGTATTTGGTCGCGCCGTATTACTCAAGAGCATCGATTGGTCTATCTAGTTGAGCAAAATTACATTAAATTTTTGCAATGTAGATATCATTATTGA